The Branchiostoma floridae strain S238N-H82 chromosome 10, Bfl_VNyyK, whole genome shotgun sequence genome has a segment encoding these proteins:
- the LOC118424230 gene encoding E3 ubiquitin-protein ligase Zswim2-like, producing the protein MARSAPYQRVVSDAASWRQDQALNATIYILREIGPTGFLLKEEGEAKKFKVLLGDPHTCTCPVFSKEKDICKHICWVLLRKFRVARTNPVSFQLGLVEREINELLRGVHQPQQESQRAADRRTDQRTDSSGDGRTRLQQKPITEEDICPICQEEFLRKREPVTYCKYSCGQSIHIKCMKVWAEHQQTTGQTEIKCPFCRQDFGPIQEIKEEFKNAAGRQPVIGLNKHLGVECKNCSMRPIEGKCYKCIVCPDFHLCQNCFSGTQTHKEHSFQFRQKSTQRWRPAQRGGGQALPSAVINNMLSRDLTDEDYELLHLLESSTANQSGTVPEPVVNSLPVEIVRQKSPLLAPGQQCRVCLRGFSVGQHLRRLPCKHKFHKDCIDQWLLHQRATCPIDGMMVYDPMNPLDSIHRNQGRRVAKTTDKRKPNTDATDRDTGIELVVPGIGVVVHGRGQGFVPPEMRRHVRGQRSGSHVSSGGNDQFSEGFALSGRGLAPSSQSHNEEFAAITAVQTSNTSATLGPVIIDRTPVPPSIPTIHNISGGLDSTRNSPSRKPPSGFFSPNSNRSNSGDSRGRSQARRSPFQVQRSRTLSSGRPRATSQEKLGQGQRLEGRGHVSNERSNSGEVGKRSSGRAAISGKTLMRQRSKDRGHGSQERSSSGEAKKGSGGNVGSSLRHAEAALDSLTIGRRRNSGTEGVGTNSGTLDAGKSSSSKGQVHRDVLGITNNIRLQREENHQENSTGSSGDLLLAGTSFNTPTSEN; encoded by the exons GTTCTTCTTGGAGACCCacacacctgtacctgtccAGTCTTTTCTAAAGAAAAAGATATCTGTAAACACATCTGTTG GGTTCTCTTGAGGAAGTTCAGAGTAGCAAGAACCAATCCAG TATCCTTCCAACTTGGCCTGGTTGAACGAGAGATAAACGAGTTACTGAGAGGAGTTCACCAGCCACAACAGGAGTCCCAGAGAGCCGCGGACAGACGGACGGACCAGCGGACGGACAGTTCAGGGGACGGACGGACCAGACTACAGCAGAAACCAATCACAGAGGAGGACATCTGTCCCATATGTCAGGAGGAGTTTCTCAGGAAAAGAGAGCCAGTCACATACTGCAA GTACAGTTGTGGTCAGAGTATCCACATCAAGTGTATGAAGGTCTGGGCGGAACACCAGCAGACGACAGGACAGACCGAGATCAAATGTCCCTTCTGTAGACAGGACTTTGGACCCATCCAGGAGATCAA GGAGGAATTTAAGAATGCTGCTGGCCGCCAGCCTGTCATTGGTCTGAACAAACACCTAGGTGTGGAGTGCAAAAACTGCAGTATGAGACCCATTGAGGgaaaatgctacaa GTGTATAGTATGTCCAGACTTCCACTTGTGCCAAAACTGCTTCTCAGGAACTCAGACTCACAAGGAGCATTCCTTCCAGTTCAGACAG AAGAGTAcgcaaagatggcggccagctcagcggggaggggggcaggcccTGCCCTCGGCTGTCATCAATAACATGCTTTCCCGCGATCTAACTGACGAAGACTATGAACTCCTACATTTGCtagaaag ctcaacagccaatcagagtggTACAGTGCCAGAACCAGTGGTGAACTCCCTGCCAGTTGAGATAGTCAGGCAGAAGAGCCCCCTACTGGCTCCAGGGCAGCAGTGCAGGGTCTGCCTTAGGGGCTTTTCAGTGGGACAACACTTGAGGAGACTGCCATGCAAACATAAG TTTCACAAGGACTGCATCGACCAATGGCTGCTTCACCAGCGTGCGACCTGTCCGATAGACGGGATGATGGTCTACGACCCTATGAACCCGCTTGACTCCATCCACCGTAACCAGGGACGACGGGTTGCCAAGACAACAGACAAACGCAAGCCCAACACAGATGCTACTGACAGGGACACTGGCATAGAACTGGTGGTTCCTGGGATAGGGGTCGTAGTTCACGGGAGAGGTCAAGGGTTCGTGCCCCCTGAGATGAGGAGGCAcgtgagaggtcagaggtcaggcagCCATGTTTCTAGTGGTGGAAACGATCAGTTTTCGGAGGGATTCGCTCTGAGTGGAAGAGGACTTGCACCTAGCTCTCAAAG CCATAATGAGGAGTTTGCTGCAATAACAGCTGTACAGACATCCAACACCTCTGCAACACTAGGCCCAGTCATCATAGATCGTACACCCGTCCCTCCATCCATACCTACCATACACAACATCAGCGGTGGATTGGACTCAACAAGAAACTCGCCATCACGAAAACCTCCAAGCGGATTCTTTTCCCCAAACTCGAATCGCAGTAATTCTGGCGACAGCAGAGGTCGAAGTCAGGCAAGGAGATCACCATTccaagttcaaaggtcaaggaCTCTGAGCAGTGGAAGGCCAAGGGCGACTTCTCAGGAAAAGCTTGGACAGGGTCAAAGGTTAGAGGGTAGAGGTCATGTGTCAAATGAGAGGTCGAATTCTGGGGAGGTTGGAAAGAGGTCAAGTGGAAGGGCAGCAATCAGTGGAAAGACTTTAATGAGGCAAAGGTCAAAGGACAGAGGTCATGGGTCACAGGAGAGGTCAAGTTCAGGAGAGGCCAAGAAAGGGTCTGGTGGAAATGTTGGGTCAAGTTTAAGGCATGCAGAAGCAGCATTAGACTCTTTAACCATTGGCAGGAGAAGAAACTCAGGGACAGAAGGTGTTGGGACAAATTCTGGCACGTTGGATGCGGGGAAGTCAAGTTCAAGCAAAGGTCAAGTACACAGGGATGTTCTAGGGATCACCAACAACATTAGGCTACAGAGGGAAGAGAATCATCAAGAGAATTCTACTGGTAGCTCAGGGGACTTGTTACTTGCTGGAACAAGTTTCAACACCCCAACCTCAGAGAATTGA